Proteins encoded within one genomic window of Lysinibacillus sphaericus:
- a CDS encoding chorismate-binding protein encodes MQTTSSRTKMKTINGDSLTPILIFRRLQGTHKFLLESSAQHEGAGRYSFIGANPRKTYKGVGDEIEEYSYKTGKTYTHKGDLFVLLKRLMPRISNTTEFPFSGGAVGYIGSNATNIVLNHQGMLELPDVHFHVYETIIVFDHLTDEVTCIHTNIDAEKKEPNLEELAHQLLTGNEGEDTSWSYDGLTTLSNQELESTVTSLTKTLSEEHTRVVLSKRFIANIQGDALALYRQLRKKTPAPYMYFVTFDDHIVLGTSPESLVRVQDEHVIATPTEGSCARGATNVEDLDNERQLYENAEVRKSHASLVSAVQQKLATVCFPDSIKLVETMKIERSKQAMHMTSRLEGQRLPMLHAVDVLAAMMPTFAAINIANEQTVEKTAQTAGVFGGAIGFIGFNGHLDFSLTGKSIVVENEKMHTQSAVMVTKYSNVGSVLTQVTAEQQLFLQHLEYEGGAK; translated from the coding sequence ATGCAAACAACCAGTTCAAGAACAAAGATGAAAACAATCAATGGGGATTCATTAACACCAATCTTAATTTTTAGACGCTTGCAAGGCACCCATAAATTTTTACTGGAGAGTTCAGCACAGCATGAAGGCGCAGGACGTTATTCTTTTATCGGCGCAAATCCACGAAAAACCTATAAAGGTGTGGGCGATGAGATAGAGGAATATTCCTATAAAACAGGAAAAACGTATACACATAAAGGTGATCTTTTTGTACTGTTGAAGCGCTTGATGCCACGTATTTCTAATACAACCGAATTTCCTTTTTCAGGTGGTGCCGTTGGTTATATTGGTAGTAATGCAACGAACATCGTTTTAAATCATCAAGGAATGTTAGAACTACCAGATGTTCATTTCCATGTCTATGAAACCATTATTGTGTTTGACCATCTAACGGATGAGGTGACTTGCATTCATACGAACATCGATGCAGAAAAAAAAGAGCCAAATTTAGAGGAGCTAGCTCACCAGTTGTTAACGGGCAATGAAGGGGAGGATACTTCATGGAGTTACGATGGACTAACAACGCTATCAAATCAAGAACTTGAATCCACTGTGACATCGTTAACTAAGACGTTAAGCGAAGAGCATACACGTGTTGTCCTGTCCAAACGCTTTATTGCCAATATACAAGGAGATGCATTGGCGCTCTATCGCCAATTACGTAAAAAAACGCCTGCGCCGTACATGTATTTTGTCACTTTCGATGATCATATTGTGCTGGGAACATCACCTGAAAGTTTAGTTCGAGTACAAGATGAACATGTCATTGCGACGCCAACTGAAGGCTCTTGTGCACGAGGTGCAACAAACGTAGAAGATTTAGATAATGAACGTCAGCTATATGAAAATGCTGAGGTAAGGAAATCGCATGCAAGTCTTGTTTCGGCTGTACAACAAAAACTAGCCACTGTTTGTTTCCCTGATTCTATCAAGCTAGTTGAAACGATGAAAATTGAGCGGTCAAAGCAAGCAATGCATATGACATCACGTCTGGAGGGGCAGCGCTTACCGATGCTTCATGCAGTAGATGTATTGGCTGCTATGATGCCAACATTCGCAGCTATTAATATCGCAAACGAGCAAACAGTAGAAAAAACAGCTCAAACAGCAGGTGTTTTTGGTGGAGCTATTGGATTTATAGGGTTTAATGGGCATTTAGATTTTTCATTAACAGGCAAATCCATTGTAGTGGAAAACGAAAAGATGCATACACAATCCGCTGTTATGGTAACTAAATATTCAAATGTCGGCAGTGTATTGACACAAGTAACAGCAGAACAACAGTTGTTTTTACAACATTTAGAATATGAAGGTGGGGCTAAATGA
- the trpD gene encoding anthranilate phosphoribosyltransferase, which produces MDSIQQKVQQRQHLMYEEMIEAAQWMFQQETPKDAIAKFLIALSAKGETAHEVAALATVMRSFALQVPAEAGVYMDNCGTGGDGLNTFNISTASAFVLAGAGVKMAKHGNRKISSASGSADVLEALGIHTNISIEQTLTLLETEGIAFLYAPNVHPKLKRIGEVRRALGKPTIFNLVGPLTNPVPLATQFTGINRPNFVMEYASVLQMLGRERAIVVSGPKGLDEASLAGQNTAILVDKGDLIPFALTAEDVGLHYAPLEAIRGGNADENATIMRKLLAGEQSAYFDTVLLNAAIGLFSQGTAQTVQEGVEMAKDSIFSGRALQKLEAVVAFSEKIKEVEIGL; this is translated from the coding sequence ATGGACAGTATACAACAAAAGGTACAGCAACGACAGCATTTAATGTATGAAGAAATGATTGAAGCAGCTCAATGGATGTTCCAACAGGAGACGCCAAAAGATGCTATCGCTAAATTTTTAATAGCCTTATCTGCAAAGGGTGAAACGGCACATGAAGTTGCAGCATTAGCAACAGTAATGCGTTCGTTTGCGCTCCAAGTGCCAGCAGAAGCTGGGGTTTATATGGATAACTGTGGTACAGGAGGAGACGGCTTAAATACATTTAATATTAGTACTGCATCAGCCTTTGTCTTGGCAGGAGCAGGCGTTAAAATGGCGAAGCACGGGAATCGCAAGATTTCTTCTGCATCAGGTAGTGCAGATGTGTTAGAGGCTTTAGGTATTCATACGAATATATCGATTGAACAAACACTGACACTTTTAGAAACAGAAGGAATTGCCTTTTTATATGCTCCAAATGTCCATCCGAAATTAAAACGTATTGGGGAAGTACGACGTGCCTTAGGAAAGCCTACTATTTTTAATCTTGTCGGCCCACTGACAAATCCCGTCCCTTTAGCCACACAATTTACGGGCATTAATCGTCCCAACTTTGTAATGGAATATGCCTCTGTTTTACAAATGCTTGGACGGGAGCGGGCGATTGTCGTTTCTGGTCCGAAAGGGTTAGATGAAGCATCACTTGCCGGTCAAAATACAGCCATCTTAGTAGATAAAGGTGACTTAATTCCATTTGCCTTAACAGCAGAAGATGTCGGGCTACACTATGCACCCCTAGAAGCGATACGCGGTGGCAATGCTGATGAAAATGCAACTATTATGCGTAAATTACTCGCTGGTGAACAAAGTGCCTATTTCGATACGGTATTGTTAAATGCCGCAATAGGTCTGTTCAGCCAAGGAACAGCACAAACCGTTCAAGAAGGTGTTGAAATGGCAAAAGATAGTATTTTCAGCGGCCGTGCATTGCAGAAATTAGAGGCAGTTGTTGCCTTTAGTGAAAAAATAAAAGAAGTGGAGATTGGGCTATGA
- the secDF gene encoding protein translocase subunit SecDF, with amino-acid sequence MKLRSRIVAFVLLMVLFFSTMGTTAQDILKDIKLGLDLQGGFEVLYEVKELKEGQKITPEVVTATSTALGRRVNELGVSEPSIQVEDKNRIRVQLAGVEDQESARKMLSTSANLTFRDVDDNLLLDGDDLKADGATDSFDQQNRPIVSLTLKDAKKFADITSKIAAKPQGQNLLVVWLDFEEGVDSYKAESQKAKPRYASAATVSQTLNTTDVMISGNFTVEETKNLAGILNAGALPVKLDEIYSTSVGAQFGDQALKSTVFAGIVGVIVIFLFMLFYYRLPGFISIITLAIFTFLVLVVFDWINAVLTLPGIAAIVLGIGMAVDANILAAERIREELRVGYSTKQAFQIGSKQSLSAIVDAQLTTLLAAAVLFHWGTSSVKGFATTLIISILLSFLTAVWGSRVLLGLLVNSGYFNNPAWFGIPKSKQHNLNEKISTLNLSTKFDRFDFVHNRKKFYTFSLAIFVAGIVVLGIFRLNLGIDFVSGTRVQIEADQTLTKEEVSKYVTSIGFPSDDIVLSGEKKNMAVIRYKDDLSQSDILKFKKVAGEKYGHEPGVSTVSPTIGEELVKNAIKALSLAALGIIIYVAIRFEWRMGVGAIMSLLHDVFLIIAVFSFMRLEVDITFIAAVLTIVGYSINDTIVTFDRMRENLAQYDTIKDREVLANIVNKSLRQTMGRSVNTVLTVIIVVVSLLIFGAPSIETFSIALLIGLITGMYSSICIAAQIWYSLKVREMKKSDGQLRKKEKKQWGTDEPTV; translated from the coding sequence ATGAAATTAAGAAGTCGAATTGTTGCATTCGTGCTACTTATGGTGCTGTTTTTTTCTACCATGGGTACGACTGCACAAGACATCTTAAAGGACATTAAGCTTGGTCTTGATTTACAAGGCGGGTTTGAGGTACTTTATGAGGTCAAAGAATTAAAAGAAGGACAAAAAATCACACCGGAAGTTGTAACCGCAACGTCAACTGCACTGGGTAGACGTGTCAACGAGCTTGGCGTAAGTGAACCAAGCATTCAGGTTGAAGACAAAAACCGTATTCGTGTGCAATTAGCGGGGGTTGAAGACCAAGAATCTGCTCGTAAAATGCTATCTACATCTGCGAATTTAACATTCCGTGATGTCGATGATAATTTACTACTAGATGGTGATGATTTAAAAGCTGATGGTGCGACGGATTCCTTTGACCAACAAAACCGTCCAATTGTTTCGCTAACGTTAAAAGATGCGAAAAAATTTGCAGATATTACAAGTAAAATTGCTGCCAAACCACAAGGTCAAAATTTACTTGTTGTATGGTTAGACTTTGAAGAGGGTGTCGATTCTTATAAAGCGGAATCACAAAAAGCGAAGCCTCGCTATGCATCTGCAGCAACAGTGAGCCAAACATTAAATACAACGGATGTTATGATCAGCGGTAATTTTACAGTTGAAGAAACTAAAAATTTAGCAGGCATTTTAAATGCTGGTGCACTTCCTGTGAAACTTGATGAGATTTATTCTACATCAGTGGGCGCACAATTCGGTGACCAAGCATTGAAAAGTACAGTGTTTGCAGGTATTGTAGGCGTAATCGTTATTTTCCTATTTATGCTATTCTACTACCGTTTACCGGGCTTTATCTCAATCATTACTCTTGCTATTTTTACATTCTTAGTTCTTGTTGTGTTCGACTGGATTAATGCCGTATTGACATTGCCAGGTATTGCAGCGATTGTGCTCGGAATAGGGATGGCTGTGGATGCGAATATTCTAGCGGCAGAACGTATTCGAGAAGAGCTTCGAGTAGGTTATTCTACTAAACAAGCCTTTCAAATTGGTTCTAAACAATCATTATCAGCGATTGTCGATGCACAGTTAACAACTTTATTAGCTGCAGCAGTACTGTTTCATTGGGGAACAAGCTCTGTTAAAGGATTTGCAACAACATTAATCATTAGTATTTTACTAAGCTTCCTAACGGCTGTGTGGGGTTCACGTGTACTACTAGGGTTACTTGTAAATAGTGGTTACTTCAATAATCCAGCATGGTTTGGTATTCCAAAATCGAAACAACATAATTTGAATGAAAAAATCAGCACATTAAATTTATCAACAAAATTTGATCGTTTTGACTTTGTACACAACCGTAAAAAGTTCTATACGTTCTCGCTAGCTATTTTTGTAGCAGGGATTGTTGTGCTAGGCATTTTCCGCTTAAATCTTGGTATTGACTTCGTAAGTGGTACGCGCGTGCAAATTGAAGCAGATCAAACTTTAACGAAAGAAGAAGTTTCAAAATATGTGACTAGCATCGGTTTCCCATCTGATGATATCGTGCTTTCAGGTGAGAAAAAGAACATGGCGGTTATTCGCTATAAAGATGACTTATCACAAAGTGACATTTTAAAATTCAAAAAGGTAGCAGGAGAAAAATACGGCCATGAGCCTGGGGTAAGTACTGTATCTCCAACTATTGGTGAAGAGCTAGTGAAAAATGCGATTAAAGCATTATCACTTGCTGCACTTGGGATTATCATTTATGTAGCCATTCGATTTGAATGGCGTATGGGTGTAGGTGCGATTATGTCACTGCTACATGATGTATTCTTAATTATTGCTGTCTTTAGCTTTATGCGCTTAGAAGTGGATATTACGTTTATTGCTGCCGTACTGACAATTGTTGGTTACTCCATTAACGATACAATTGTTACATTTGACCGGATGCGTGAAAACTTAGCGCAATATGATACAATTAAAGACCGTGAAGTATTAGCGAACATTGTTAATAAATCGTTGCGTCAAACGATGGGACGTTCGGTGAATACGGTGTTAACTGTAATTATCGTAGTCGTGTCACTCCTTATTTTCGGTGCACCATCTATTGAAACGTTCTCTATCGCATTGTTAATCGGTTTAATTACAGGTATGTATTCTTCTATCTGTATCGCAGCCCAAATCTGGTACTCATTAAAAGTACGTGAGATGAAAAAATCAGATGGTCAACTGCGTAAAAAAGAGAAAAAACAATGGGGAACAGACGAGCCGACTGTTTAA